The genome window ACGAGGGCGCGCTGAGAAAGCTGGTGAGTGCCCGcaccgcggggcggggggagggcaggaggagcgcTCGGAGTGCCCGCAGGTGGCAccgctcccgccgccgcgcGGTGCCCGGTGCCCTCGGGGCTGCTGCGGGACCGCGGGGGGAGCTCCGGGCGCTGCCTCGGCGCTCTTCCGGCCGTGCCCCATCGCCCGCTCTGCTCGGACCGAGGCATCCGTCCGTCGGCTCCGTCCCCTCGGCCGGCGGTTCCCCGCTGCCCGCTCGGCTCCCTGCGCGATGCTGGGCGGGACGCCGCTGCCCGCCATGTGCCACGCGTGCCCCGGGTCTCTGCTTCCCGCTGGCCCGGCTCCAGCAGCCGAGCCCTCCCCGGCCACCTGCTTCCTGCGGGCATCCCGGCGCTCCCGGAGCAGCTTCCTGCCGGCCCCGCTCCGTGCCAATCCTCGGGTTGAACTGCTGCGGCCGGCCTGGGATGGGTGCTCTCGTGGGCCGTAGATCGCCCCTCGCGCAGCCCGGCGGTGGGAGCGGGCTCCGACCCAGCCGGGGATCCGCGCTGGGAAGCTGTTTTGGGACGTGAGCTGCCGCCCAGCGTGCCGCccggctcggtgctgcccggcCGCCCGGCCGCCTCCGTGCGCCGAGCCCCGCGCCGGCTCCGCGGGCGGTTTGGGGAATGGAGAGCGGCAGGAAGCTGAGTCAGCTCGGAAAGAACGTCCGCGGGGAACAGGAAAGGGTCGGGGTGCCGCTGGGACAGCGTGGAGGTCAGCACGGGGTCCGCGCCGcccgcagctcccagctgtCCTCAGTCCGCTGTGAACGCGGCTCACGAACCCATCTTCAGCCCTGGAGATGCGGGGTTGGGTGCTCGGGGCTTCTCCTGGCTCTCTGCTTCCCACctgaggctgctgggagccgagAACGAGGCAGTGCTTCCCCACGGGGCTGTCCCCATTTGACCAGAGGGTGCTTCACACCTACTTATATACGGGCTGCATGCAcgtgctgctggctggctgtgTGAGCGGGCAGAGGCTGAGCCCGTGGGGCTGCACGGCGCTCCGGGGCTGCGCTGATGTGTGCTGCTTccctccatcctgctgcagccatgggCTCTCTGCAGGACGGTGTTCCCCTGCTCCTGCACGGCCTCACCCCACGGCTGCCCGCAGCTCTCCCCGTGCCCATGCAGCTGGAGGAAGCCTACTCCGGGCTGACGTGAGCCGGGGAAGGAATTGTTTTTTTGGTTAGCTTTTGGCTCCGTTTAGCTGGAAGAGGATTAGCCCATATAAGGGAAAACTGCCTGCCTCTGCCGCCGCTTCCTCCCTACTCCCTTTGCTCTCCCCATCCCTCGGTTCCTTgttctcctcctcttttctcccaGTGGCAGAACTCCCAGCAGCACTCTGATGTCCCCGGGGTGCCACCCCTTGGGATCCGAGGGCAGCCCGGAGCAGGCGCTGGCTCCCCACAGCGGTGAGCggggcaggtgctgctgtggggccgGGAGCGATGGGGATGCTGCTCTGGCTCCTTTCCCCAGCGCCGAGTTTCCCCGTGGCCACGCTTCAGCTGCTCAGTGCCCCTCTGTGCGCTGCCTATCCCAGAGCTCGATGGAGAGCCTGGGCTAATTAGAGCTAATTATGGCCCTCTGCTGGCGGACGTGCCCTGGGCTGAGGCAAGGCTGAGTGCTGCCGTGCTCGGGCATCACCAGGAAAGCAGCCCGTGGTGGCTTGCCAGCACCCTCCTCACAAAGCCACTTTGTGTGGGACGAGGCGGGCGTTTGCTCGCAACCATTAATTTGCTGCGGGCTGGGCAGGGCCCGTGGGGCCCTGGCATGTGCCGAGCTCAGGGCTTGTCACTGCAGGGCCCCGCGGCCCCTTCCAGCCCTGGCTCCAGCTGTGGTTTCCGGCACGTTGCCCCACGAGCCGTGTGTTTGCCGTGTGCCGGCTCCGTGCTGACGTGGGCTTGGGACGgggctcctgctgccctcccGCCATCTCTCCTGCAGAGGAAAGGCCGAACCCTCCGGGACCCCGGTGCAGGTCAGACCCCATCCATCAGATGCTCGTGGGAAGGGCAGACCCTggttcttctcccttccctccctccgcGCTGCTGCCTTTGCACCCTGGCCACGAGGCTCGGAGCTCCTGTGCcgggtgctggggctgcagagcacgCAGCCGGCAGTTTGTTTAGCAAATGGTCAGGGCCTCGGCCTCCCAGCGTGGGGTGGAGGAGTGTTTTTGTGTCCTTAAGGCCTTtacacagctgcagagcacctcGTTGCCTCCTTTCCGTCTTCCCAGCCCGTTGCAGAAGTCCCTcgggggggctgtgggtgttCAGATGGCAGCTCTGCCCGGCTTTGCCTGGGGCTCTGCCACTGCCCCGGGACCTTCTGTGCAcgcaggagctgggattgctgcAAGATGGGGTGGCCCCGAGGCTTCTTGCTGTGGCCTTGGGCCTCTCCTGCGCCGTCTGCTAGGGCAGAGGCTTCTCCCACCCCAGGGATGCCATGCAGGGCTGTGAGGgtgggctggggctgttcaCGTGCCGGGCCTTATGgctcagtggtgctgagctCACCGACGCTGCGCTCCGGgaccctgctgtgtgctgagccagcaggggaaGGGCTGTCCTGTTGCAAAGGCTGTGACTCCGGATGAGAGCCCACACCCTGCAGCAcatggcacagggctgcagcccccggcTCCGTATGCTCCTCGGGAGGCGGATGCTGGcgctgctgcaggatgctgatAGGGGATGCTGATATCACTGCACGGCAGGGGGTACCGGGAGGGACATGGGAGGAAGCATGTTTGCTTTAAGCTGCAACCCCTGATGACAAGGATCCTCATTTTCAACCCCATGCTGCCCAGCAGGAGCTGACCCACGTGGGAgggtgtccctgggggtggCAGTGTGGAAAATGCTGCTCCCAGATGGGTATCTGTGGCTTTGCTGGGATGGGCTGTGTCAGCAGATGCAGTGTGTGCCACGGGTCTGCAGTgggctgcagccttccctcGGCTTGTTGCATGCCTGGGGACAAGGGCTGTGCTTCTGGCCCTGCTGCGACCTGAAGCTCAGTGACCAGCTGGTTGGCCTGGCGGTGTCCTGTGGGAATGTGAGGAGGAGCACTGCTGCCTTCGCCCTTTGGTGCGgccgctgctgctcccagcGTGCCGAGCCCtgatgctgacagcagctgctgcgGGTCACGGGGTTTATTTTTAACAGCCTCCATGGGAAATGGTTTTCCCGGTTCCCTCGCTGCGAGCCAGTGCCTGGGCAGGGCCTGGTGTCCCACAGCACGGCTAtgcctgctttgtgcaggggctgctctgagcacaggcCGCTGGTACAGCTCacgctgcagctctgctctggaggaggGGAAGCCccctgtgtgcagtgctgggagctgtgcctACACCCCGAGGTGGCATCCGGCTCTGGCCGACCTCACATCCCATCCCACGCTGGGGTTGGGCCATCGTCCGTCCCCCGGAGCGGGGGCAGACAGTGCCAGGCAGTGTGCGCCGGGCGTGTGGGCAGCGCGGGACAGACGGCCCCATTGTGCCCAgcgcccagccctgccctgtccTCCCAGCTGGAGGCGACGCTGGACCTCGCCGAGCGGCGCCGCATCCGCTCGGCCATCCGGGAGCTGCAgcggcaggagctggagagggacGAGGAGGCGCTGGCCTCCAAACGCTTCCGCACCGAGCGCGGCAGCCACCGGCAGGACAACAAGGAGAACTGGCTGCGGTGAGTACGTGGGGCACGGCACGACCCCGGCACCGTTGGCTGTGCGGGACTTTGCTCCCGTGCGGCTCTCACCCCTGGCTCTGGCGCAGGtcccagcagctggaggaggagcagcagaaggccctCGCCTCGCTGTCCCGGGAACTCGAGTCCATCACCGATGTGGAGGAGCTGACAAAGCTGGTGAGTGCCCGACGGCGGGGTGGCACGAGGGAGCTGAGTGCCCCCGAGCCCTCGCCGTGCCTCACCCCTGGCTCTGCCCCTCCGCAGCTGCGGGCGGCCAGCGAGTACGAGGAGCGCAAGCTGATCCGCGCCGCCATCCGCAAACTGCGGGCTGAGGAGATCGAAGGTGAGGTCGCCGTGTCTGGGCTGCCCCGCAGATGCTGGGATGCGCCCAGCTCCTTCCTGAACCTCACCTTCTTTGCTTCCGCTCAGCCGCAACCCTGGCTGGGAACGTGCAGAGCAGCCGCAGGGATGGCGCCGAGCCCGCAGCCGTGCCCGCACGTGCAGAACGCAGCAGGAGGGATGATGCTGAAACGGCAGCTCTGGTTGGGAACGGGGAGAGCTCGCAGAGGGcaggctctgagctgctggCCGTGGTGAGCGTGGAGAGCAGCGCTGAGCCCGTGGAGAACAGCCGGAGGGGCGATGCTGAACAGGCGGTGCTGAGCAGGACGGAGGAGAGCAGCCATGGGGGGGATGCAGACAGATTGCCTGCAGAGGAGCCTGAACGCTCTGTGGTGAGTGCTGGTGGGGATGCCgctgggaactgctgagtcctTTGCTTGTGCCAGCCTCCTGGGGGCACAAATCCATGCACGTGTGTGACTTACCTGCCTTAGGGGACTGGGGTGGGTGACACTGGTGGTGGAGCAGAGGTCTGCAGGGACGTGGGGGTGTGGCTGTGCTCAGGACACCAACGTGGGCTGTGTGAGTGCTCCCTGCTAGCCATTGAGGGGCTCGGTCCTGCTCCAGGACAAGGCTGGTGCCCAGTAGCGATGGCTTCCCAGGGTGGGGAAGGATGAGCTGGTGGAgcaggggcagggctgggagcggTGGGTGCAGGCCCAAGCTCCCTGCCTAGCAGTGATGGCCCTGCAGGGCACGGCAGCTTTGTGGTGGTTGAGTGTCCTCCCAAGGACACAACACAGGGCTTCCACTTGGGAGAGAGGGTGGGGAAGGGACGAGCAGTGGTTTGACCCCCAGGCTGCCTCTGTTCAGCCCAGCttttccctctgcctcccccagGGCCTGCATGAGGCTGGTGGCGGGGGAAAGGAAGGTGACCCTGTGCCACTTCCTTCCTGGTCAGcatctgctgccactgcagcacctccagcacacaGCCGTCTGTGCAGGGGTGTTTCCTGATCAGACAGCCCATCTCACCTCACCTGGCCAATTTATCCAAAAGCTAAAGCATTTCCCTTAAGCAGAGACCATGCTGGGGTACATGTTTTGGCACTGGTTTCCCCCATGCATCCCTTGGCTGTGATCCCCTCTCTGCCTCCCCCCATCCTGTAGTTATACTGGGATCTCAGCCCACGTTGCTCAGGGTTGGTGCTGCACTTCCCTTGCCCCTTTGTGGCACCATGCTGCCACTCCAGGACACTTATCTCCTAGCAGCCTTCTGCAGTAACCCTGGTGCGGGGTGTGAGCTGCCGTGTGTGTGATGAAGTCCCATCTCTTACCCTGCAGCATGGGGATGGCACAGGGGGAGCTGCAATCTGCAGCGTGTCCCTGGCCATGTGGCAGGATGGGACAGGGCTGCTGGAAGTGGCATTCTGACCCACCTTGCATAAGGAGGTGCCTGGATGCAGTGGGGTGGaggcagccatggggctggcTGGGCTCTCACCCCTACCTTCTTCCAGGCCCACgagcaggaagaggagcaggagcacaggcaagctgagctgcaggaccTGAGTAACCAACAGCTGAGAGAACCCCAGAAACCCCCTGCCCAGGGTGAGTCCACGTCTGCAGCATATTCCAGGGGAGGAGCAGAGCTTGGGGGTGCAGGAGAATGTGGAATGTGGGAGAGAACAGGAGGAtggaggggctgcggggggtCTCCTAAAAAGCCCGAGCTGGCAGCCAGGTGCTTGCTTGGGGCCACAGGAGTGGGGATGCTGTACAGAGCCTCTTATCTGTCCTGCAGCCTCAGGGACCCTGGTGCTCCTGGACCTGCACCCAGCCCTGGAGCCCactgcagccccgcagcccgACGAGCGCACCGCAGAGGTGGAGCTGCGCACCGAGCGGGCATCTGAGTGTGAGCTGCAGTACCGGGAGGAGGGCTCTGGCAGCTCCTGTTCTGCACGGGAGCCCGTCGTGGAGCCAGCAGAGGCcctgtgcagcacagggcagagccGCCAGGCGGAGCAGCACGGCCCAACACAGCCCTGCGCTGGCACTCAGAGTGGCCAGGTATGGGAATGCCGCGCTGGTGGGTGCTGGGAGCCGCCCAGCCCACGGCCCCCACCCTCTCAGCATGGGGCTGGAGGTGCCGCGCATGGCACGTGGCCCGTCGCGGTGCTTGCCCCTCTGAGCTGCTTAGGTCAGATTCTGACAGCTCCCCAGCTCACCGTGCTGCCCCTTTCCCCCCGCAGTTTGTCATCTGCGTGCGAGGCCAGGTGTCGGGGAAGGCTGTGATGCCGCAGGAGAAGCCAGCGGGTAAGGGCCGCCCCAGGCAGcgggcagctgggcctgcagcACCCCCAGGCGCTCCCCTGCGAGCCTGGGAGGATGCACTGCTCTGTGTGGGGCAGGACggacctctggggatggggatgcagcGCCTGATTGGACTCGGGGCCTGCTCAGGCCTGGGCCAGGCAGTGGGGTGGCAGGCACGGTGTTTACAAGTCCCCCAGCTACCGGCcgggctgctgcagggccatgAAAGGGAATCTGTGCGTGCAGCAAACCTCGGCCTTTTGCATTCTTTGTCCCAATAAGGCTGGAGCTGAGCACCGGTCCGGCCCCGGCCCCCCCGGGGCTGTGCTCACTGGCCTGGCCGGGGGCTGTGCGCTGCTCCAGGCCCTCTGTGCGTGGCCGGGTGCTCTTGGcagcccagagagattgtgttGGGCAACTGATgcccttgtgctgctgttgggaAAGTGCTTCCCTTCTTCAGTGCCAGGAGGAAATAAGGCCAAATGGGAGCTTGCAGCTCAGGGTCACGGCCCTGCTGGGAGCCTCCAGCGTGGCACAGGCTCAGGCCTggtggctggggaagggctgagcactgctgccccggggcagagcaggggcagctgAGCAGCTCGGCACCCTCCTGTGTGCCACAGAGCCTGCATAGTgctggccctgctctgctggggtcCCGTGGGAGCTGGGATAATCACACAGCCCCTGCGTTCCTCTATCACCCTCCTGTGCCCTGCGGGGTGTGCAGCGGGCACTGAGCTCCAGGGACATGGGTGACACAGGGGAAAGCTGACATCCCTGCTTCATTCTGTGCTCCCTCCATCCCATTCCTTGCACACGGACATGGCCCGTCCCTTCCCGGCTGGCAGCGCCCACCCAGAGCGCAGCGCGGACCCCATCTCGCCTCAACGCTCAGCGCTGGGAGCAAACACCCTCCTCGCCGTGCCCGCAGGGCCGTGCAGGTGAGGGCGCGTCGTGGCTGCCGTGCTCCATTTGGGGCTCCCACCCGTGTGTGCCCCGTGGACGGGCAGAAGCTCGGAGGGCTGCTGGGCACCCGGGGGGCGGCGTGCACGGGGACGGCATGCATTGCAGGGACGGCATGCATTGCGGGGAGGCTGGGGGGCAGCATGCATCGCGGGGTGCCCGGGCTGCGTGCACGGGGAGCACTCGACGTGACACCCATCTGACCCAGCTGCTCCGTCCCCCGCAGAGCCGAGCCCCGTGCAGCGCTCCTCCTCGGTGCGGGAACGCGCGCAGCGCTTCACCCCTTCGGGCGCGACCCCGGTGGGCACCGCGGGGCGGCAGCGGGCGGCTGCGGGCGGCCCCGagggggcgggcggcgctgcggggcgggccgggcccggccaATGGCAGCGGGGGCCTCGCACggccccgccgggccccgctCAAAACGCGAGGGGAGCCGGTGGCGGAGGAGCAGAGCAacgcccgccgcccgccggcccccgccccgccggtACCGGCCCCACCGCCGCCCACGACGGCATGAAGACGTACTTCACGATCGAGATCAAGGATGGGCGCGTGCAGCCCCACACGCAGTCCGTCACGCCCCGCATCGTGGCCGCCCCCGGCAGCCAGCGGGCAGGTGGGCACCGGGCGGCACGGGGACAGCGGGGACGGTGGGCGGCCGGGGGCCGGCAGGGAGGGTTGGCGCCCGGCAGGGCGATGTATGGTTGGATGGATGGTGGGTGCTGGTAGGACAGGCGGGCGGGGGAGCAGTGGTGGGATGTGGGATGCTGGGGGCCGAGCGTGGGCTCTGCAGAAGGGCAGGAGCGTGGCAGCCCTCGCCCTTTGGCTCCAAGGCTCGTCCCTGTCCGGTtgccccctcccatcccacagtCCTTCCTCCAGCCCTACAGCCTTGTCCCTtcctggccctgcagcccagccccagagcacagcacagccccgtgCTCGTGCCCCGTCCCCGCAGACCCGCCTCTGTGCTGGCGTGGGCGTCGTGCAAAGCGCCATCCCCGCTGCTGCCCTGTGTGCcatgcagccctgcctgcccgTATCAGGACAGGATGCCTCTGTGCGCTCTCCGGGGCTGTCCCTCACGCCGGGAGGTCTTGGCTCCCCCTGGAGAGCTGCGGGAAGTGTCCATCTTAGGGGTGAAGGCACGCTGGGGGGGCCTGGCTCCCCCCTGACGCAGCAGCTCCCACTTGCTTTAGCCGTCCCCGCAGCCCTCTCCGTGCAccagagctcagagctgtgctgcaggagcaggatgCGCCGGAGCCGCTTCCTCTCCCCATCTGCGGGCACGGGGCTGAGCCTGTCGGGCTGGAGCGCTCCCCGAGTGCCCGCGGCTTCCTTTGCAGAGCTCACCCTGGGGCTGAGGAGCACTCCCATCCGCATCACCgccatccccagcagcaccggCGGCATCTGCAGcatcagcaccagcagcaatgTCGTCAAAGTGAGTGTGCTCAGGGCCCTGGGTGAGGGGTGGGAGCTGCCCCGTGCACCGGTGCCGGCAGTGCAGTTGGGGGGCTCTGCTGTGTGGGTCGGGGAACCTCCCAGGGCCTGCGTGTAAACCCACATCCTTGTCCAGGTGAGCCCCCCCTGTGCCACAGCATGTACAGATGCTTAGAGAAGGGGGTGGGTAAGGGGCAAGGTTTTGTGGGTCTCCCCTTCTGCTCTCGGCTATCTCGTAGGGTTGTGGCAGCTCAGGGGAACCCGTTGCCATCCAGCCCCGTGTTTCCCATTCTGGGAATGAAGCTCAGCCGTGGGGCTGGGGAGCTCCTCTAGGGCCCTGCTCCAGGGGCTCTGCCCTGCAGTCTGCCCTGGgtcctgcctctccctccttctgTGCTCTCCAGCTGTGCCTGCCTGGTGCAGGGGATTCTTGGggacaactggaaaaaaacccTGGCTCCGATCTGGGTGGAGATGAGGACACAGCGCTGGGTGCTgcggctgcagggctggaggtgcCCAGAAGGCAGCACGGTGCTTACAGCTCTTCCAAGTGCTTTTATCTGCTGTTGGCCATCTAGGGCAATGCAAAGCGTGCGCCTGTGCAGTggtgctggcaggagctgggatGTCCAGAACCGCACTGCCTTGCTCACGGGGGCCGAgtgcctgcctgctcctccaggCATGGCCGAGGTTGTGGTCAGGGTGCTGCTCGCTTGCTGTGGGCCCAGCTTGGTGCTCACCTCGACCAGCACACAGCctggtggggctgcagcaggtgcTGCCCATGCCAAAAGTGCAGCTCTCTGCCCACGGAGGGTGACAGCCCCACATTAATGCGCTCGCGCAGGCTTGGCCCTGCGGCCTGTCAGCTCTCATTAAGGTATTAGCAGTGTTGTGGCACTGGGTGGGTGCTTGGGGACCAGGGCTGGACGCGACCTCCAGGTGTGCTGCGAGcgggcagggaggaggaggaggaggaggaggaggaaggggctgTGGTGCCCTCAGCCCTGCCAGGTAGGGGTCGGTCTGACCCGTGGTGTgtgcggggctgggggctgctgccttTTGCTGGGAGTGCTGCGTGCACATTGGGAGCTGGCAGATGTGGAGCTCGGGGGGCTGCGTGCAGCAAGGGGAGCTGAGACCCGTGGTCACAGCCGGTGGCAttgccctgcagcagtgcttgccTGAGGCCGGGGCTTTGTGCTGGGCGGGTGCCACGGGGCAGGATGGCCGCAGGAAGATGTGCAGGAGGGGCTgtctgcatgcagcagagcagtgttgCTGGTGTGGATCCTGCAGGGTCTCTGCTACTGCCTGCCTGCCTCGCAGAGCCCCGGTGCTGCGTGGCCAcaggggcagcagctgccaggccGTGGGGGCAGAGGCACGAGCccattccctgcagcagccaccaggGCCCCCCCTCGCCGGGCCACCTGGTCCTGTGGGGCCTGGAAACACTTCCAAGTGTCAGCGCCTGCCTCGGCTCCCCTGCACGGGACCCCCGGCCGCGCTGCGACAAGAATAGCCGGGCCGTCCTCCAACTGGGGGTGGTGCCCCTGCAGCCCCTATAAAGGGCAGGGGACAGCTGAGAGGGGCCCGCTGCGGCACCCGCAGCCCTGGAGCCCGCCGGCGCCATGCCGGGGGTCGGCCTGGAGGCCCTGGCGCAGGCCGGGGCGGccgagctgcaggagctgcggcGGGAGCTGCAGGCCTTCGGGCGGGCAGTGGaggggcagctggagcaggcCGTGCGGCAGGTGCAGCCCCTGGCCCGCGCCCTGCGGGATCTGGAGGAGGAGCACCTGGTGCTGCGGGCTGAGCAGGCGCGCCTGGGCCGCCGGCTGGACCTGCTGGCCCTATGGCTGGCACCGCCGGAACCCGCGGAGAAGGACCTCAGCACCCTGTTTCTGGAAGCACAGGACCCTTGCGCTCATTTTGAGGGCACCGAGGAGTCCGGCAGCCCGGTGGCCCATCCACCCACTTTCTCCAGCACGCGTCAGCTGCACCTCTCCCGGAGCAACAGCTTTGTGAGtgcgggccgggccgagccTGGCTGGGCTGCCCCGTCCTGGGCAGCACCCGCTGGGGGTGGCAcggtgctggggctgaggaggAACCATcggctgggctgggggtgggaCGGGCGTGCAGTGTGGCCGGGATCAGCCGCAATCACAGCCCGCTGCTGTGGGAGGCCGGTGGTGGGCAGGGCTGCGAGCCAATGGCGCCCGCCTGCTTCGCATTGCTGGCGTGCCGGCCGCGGGGCAGCTGTCCCGGCCCTTGCTGGGCTCGCCTCGCGGTCGTCACATCGCCCTGCAGCGGCCCTGGGCTCcgtgctgctcctcctgcccagaGCTTCACTGCGGCGTGCTGCATTGCTGGCACCGGGCTGAGCCACGGGGGAGCCAGCCAGCGCCAGCAACGCGTGCCCTCACGCCCGGCAGCGGTGCGGGATGGGGCCAGGTGTGCAGCGGGGCTGCCTTGGCCCAACACCTCCCACCCGCTGCCTCCAGGCCCTATTCCTGGCCTGGAGAGCTGCCCACGGCGCATTGCTTGGGGGTCGTGCTGAAAGGGACTTGGTGTCCTGGCTGTGCTCCCGCGGGGGCTGAGCTGGCCTAGTTCCTGAGCGGAGATGACGAGGAGGCTGTTGATCTCCTGCGCAAGCTCTTCTTTCCGCTAAGTCCCTTAATTCCTTGGAAATCCCTTGTGCTGCTAATGGTGTGCACTGGCCTTGCCAGCTTTAGGGCACAGGGCATGGTGCCCCCCCTGCCTCACCGGAGGCCCTAGTGGTGGCAGTAGGTCGTGGGTGTCCGCAGGCTGCAATCTGGGGACGTTTCGGCAGTAGGCACAAGAGCACCCGGGGCCTCCTGGGGCAGGGTGGGCTGCGGTGTGCTGAGCGTTGGGGATGTGGCACTCCTCCTGCATTGGTCACTGCTGACATCCGTGGAGTCCCACCAGCCGTGAGCTCCTACACCACACAGTGCATCCCCACGGTCCCTGCTGCCTGTGGCACTGGGCAAGCATCGGGTTCATTGGGGGGCGGTCGGGCTGGTGAGGCTCAGGCGTGCGGTGCTCTCCTTGCAGCCGATGGAACCGGAGCTGGTGgtggagcagccccaggcaccgaggctgcagccagagctgcctAATGGCATGGAGAAGGTCCAAGTGAGGGAAGTGGAGAAGAAGAGCAAGCTGAATGTCGAGGAGTTGAACAGGATTGAGGACGAGGATGTTCTGGATAAGATGGTACGTCCTACACTGTGATGGCGTGGGCTTCTGAGGGCAGGATGCAGACTGGAGATAAAAGGGCTTGGAACTGGGTGggagaacagagcagaggggctgtgctgacctccccttcctcccacaGCTGGATCAGACCACAGACTTTGAGGAGCGAC of Gallus gallus isolate bGalGal1 chromosome 15, bGalGal1.mat.broiler.GRCg7b, whole genome shotgun sequence contains these proteins:
- the SMTN gene encoding smoothelin isoform X1, encoding MSQESLQGMDEGALRKLLEATLDLAERRRIRSAIRELQRQELERDEEALASKRFRTERGSHRQDNKENWLRSQQLEEEQQKALASLSRELESITDVEELTKLLRAASEYEERKLIRAAIRKLRAEEIEAATLAGNVQSSRRDGAEPAAVPARAERSRRDDAETAALVGNGESSQRAGSELLAVVSVESSAEPVENSRRGDAEQAVLSRTEESSHGGDADRLPAEEPERSVAHEQEEEQEHRQAELQDLSNQQLREPQKPPAQASGTLVLLDLHPALEPTAAPQPDERTAEVELRTERASECELQYREEGSGSSCSAREPVVEPAEALCSTGQSRQAEQHGPTQPCAGTQSGQFVICVRGQVSGKAVMPQEKPAAPTQSAARTPSRLNAQRWEQTPSSPCPQGRAEPSPVQRSSSVRERAQRFTPSGATPVGTAGRQRAAAGGPEGAGGAAGRAGPGQWQRGPRTAPPGPAQNARGAGGGGAEQRPPPAGPRPAGTGPTAAHDGMKTYFTIEIKDGRVQPHTQSVTPRIVAAPGSQRAELTLGLRSTPIRITAIPSSTGGICSISTSSNVVKDPCAHFEGTEESGSPVAHPPTFSSTRQLHLSRSNSFPMEPELVVEQPQAPRLQPELPNGMEKVQVREVEKKSKLNVEELNRIEDEDVLDKMLDQTTDFEERRLIRNAMRELRQRKRDQREKERDQRLQEMKSQATVSRAGHNTETTTTQSTQSADGSARSTVTKTERLIQSNDGSKTSRTTTMESSYVKRSDNGSSSTFVQTKSSYSSSSKKTGSIFDREDESASRQSSLAALERRQAEKKKELMKAQSLPKTSTSQARKAMIEKLQKEGGSSPNPAAPRAAVQRSSSCGVPNANSIKQMLLDWCRAKTRGYEHVDIQNFSSSWSDGMAFCALVHNFFPDAFDYSQLTPQNRRHNFEVAFSSAEMLADCVPLVEVEDMMIMGKKPDAKCVFTYVQSLYNHLRRHEMRMRQKEC